In Ascaphus truei isolate aAscTru1 chromosome 7, aAscTru1.hap1, whole genome shotgun sequence, one genomic interval encodes:
- the LOC142498921 gene encoding uncharacterized protein LOC142498921 → MWDTIVIGVNACGNSVRDKYHCRKRFDDIRSKLKKKIQDQRVHATGTGGGPTPQRLILTPLEELLRAKLLPVVVEGLPGDRDIGIYPSQFPPVAPEGHVSPETEQVSSPGSASSTHLEEHDDEDYDDDDDDDDAAIDTQIQASDHEEVPIETVLPPNRPANTTYDAIVASEGKIVEAENRRHSDLMTVLERMIALQEETVSQLAHLHRVFIEVPKQLQKINTSFEALVVQQTQANYWRMTNVPQFNLNTSQAGSVHAGQFSPHASDLHSPGPNVTGQVADIAVQVPDDMLPLPSVQNQQLTPTKEATQTKHKQLLLTSFWSKTKKDTHETDQPSLVQCLPTCSHVSVGTSPVGESLATSPVREQSLPTSPVSESLPKSPVGEQSLPKSPVGEQSLPKSPVGESLPKSPVGEQSLPKSPVGESLATSPAREVPEASQSGSVVAKVVAKRKRKIQETTSRPVTRSQKEQKK, encoded by the exons atgtgggacacaatagtcattggtgtcaatgcgtgtgggaatagtgtcagggacaagtatcattgtcggaaaagatttgatgatattaggtcaaaattgaaaaagaaaatacaagaccaacgcgtgcatgctactggcactggaggtgggccgacaccacaacgtctgatattaactccattggaggagctgcttcgggcaaaattacttcccgtcgtcgtggaaggcttacctggtgaccgtgatattggaatttatccctcacaatttccaccag ttgcccctgaaggacatgtgtcacctgagacggaacaagtgtcttcacctgggtcagccagctcaacacacctagaag aacatgatgatgaggattatgatgatgatgatgatgatgatgatgccgccatagacacacaaatacaagcaagtgaccatgaagaggttccaattgaaactgttttaccgccaaatcgtccagcaaataccacatacgatgcaattgtagcttctgagggaaaaattgtggaagcagaaaatcgtcgccattctgacctgatgacagtgctggaaaggatgattgcactgcaggaagaaacagtttcacaattggcacatctccacagagtcttcattgaagtgcctaaacagttgcaaaaaatcaacacctcattcgaagcattagttgttcagcaaacacaagctaattactggagaatgactaatgtaccacaattcaacttgaacacctcacaggcaggatctgttcatgctggtcagttttcaccacatgcttctgatcttcattcaccaggtccgaatgttaccggtcaagtagcagacattgctgtgcaggttcctgacgacatgcTACCGCTGCCAtcggtacaaaatcagcagctgacacctacaaaggaggcgacacaaacaaaacacaagcagttactactgaccagtttttggtcaaaaacaaaaaaagacacacatgaaacagaccaaccatcacttgtgcagtgtctaccaacttgctcacatgtgtcagtgggcacaagccctgtcggtgagtcactggccacaagccctgtccgtgaacagtcactacccacaagccctgtaagtgagtcactgcccaaaagccctgtcggtgaacagtcactgcccaaaagccctgtaggtgaacagtcactgcccaaaagccctgtaggtgagtcactgcccaaaagccctgtaggtgaacagtcactgcccaaaagccctgtaggtgagtcactggccacaagccctgcccgtgaagtgccagaggccagtcaaagtggttctgttgtggctaaagttgttgccaaacgaaaaaggaaaatacaagagacaacaagcaggcctgttactcgatctcaaaaggaacaaaaaaaataa